In a single window of the Streptomyces sp. NBC_00285 genome:
- a CDS encoding TraR/DksA family transcriptional regulator, which translates to MVAKKTAAEQSASGRSTHVSGGAAKGAGAKKSTRAAPSAAAKGAVKKAAVQSTRAGAGKAAADEEGAAGRPDTEAPVGGASDTTKGVGKASVTKKAPVTKKAPAAKKASVTKKAVAKKAVAKSTVATKSAAKKTAAKDSADGRTAATEAGAPQGDTGQDTSGKSTLTKRAAKKSTAKKAGAAEAAKKTGATTVVAKKTSGTATAAKTALPGARAAALVPGELAVRPGEDPWTPEEVEEAHAELTAEVLRLRTEIAASEESLVGLMRDSGDGAGDDQADTGTKNITRESEMALAANAREMLLQAERALGRLDAGTYGLCENCGNAIGKARMQAFPRATLCVECKQKQERRY; encoded by the coding sequence ATGGTGGCGAAGAAGACCGCCGCAGAGCAGTCGGCGTCGGGCCGGTCCACGCATGTCTCCGGTGGTGCGGCCAAGGGCGCGGGCGCGAAGAAGAGCACCCGGGCCGCGCCGTCCGCGGCGGCGAAGGGCGCCGTGAAGAAGGCGGCCGTGCAGAGCACACGCGCGGGTGCCGGGAAGGCCGCGGCCGATGAGGAGGGCGCGGCCGGAAGACCGGACACCGAGGCACCGGTCGGCGGGGCTTCGGACACCACCAAGGGCGTCGGCAAGGCCTCGGTCACCAAGAAGGCACCGGTCACCAAGAAGGCCCCGGCCGCGAAGAAGGCTTCGGTCACCAAGAAGGCGGTCGCGAAGAAGGCGGTCGCCAAGAGCACGGTCGCGACGAAGAGCGCGGCGAAGAAGACGGCCGCGAAGGACTCCGCGGACGGCAGGACGGCCGCCACGGAGGCCGGTGCCCCACAGGGAGACACCGGGCAGGACACCTCCGGGAAGAGCACCCTCACCAAGAGGGCGGCCAAAAAGAGCACGGCCAAGAAGGCGGGCGCGGCCGAGGCCGCGAAAAAGACGGGAGCCACGACGGTGGTTGCGAAGAAGACTTCTGGCACGGCCACGGCGGCCAAGACCGCCCTACCCGGCGCGCGTGCCGCCGCGTTGGTTCCCGGCGAACTCGCGGTGCGCCCCGGTGAGGACCCGTGGACGCCTGAGGAGGTCGAAGAGGCGCACGCGGAACTCACGGCCGAGGTCCTGCGGCTGCGCACCGAGATCGCCGCCTCCGAGGAGTCCCTGGTGGGGCTCATGCGGGACTCCGGGGACGGAGCGGGCGACGACCAGGCCGACACCGGGACCAAGAACATCACGCGCGAGAGCGAGATGGCCCTCGCGGCCAACGCGCGCGAGATGCTCCTGCAGGCCGAGCGTGCCCTTGGACGGCTCGACGCCGGCACCTACGGTCTGTGCGAGAACTGCGGCAACGCCATCGGCAAGGCACGGATGCAGGCCTTCCCGCGGGCCACCCTGTGCGTGGAGTGCAAGCAGAAGCAGGAACGCCGGTACTGA
- the ileS gene encoding isoleucine--tRNA ligase, protein MTTPTYRQVPAQVDLPALEHAVLDFWREQKVFAKSLEQSEGRPEWVFYEGPPTANGMPGAHHIEARVFKDVFPRFRTMRGYHVARKAGWDCHGLPVELAVEKELGFSGKQDIETYGIAAFNDKCRESVTRHTDAFEALTTRMGYWTDLQDPYRTMDPEYIESVWWSLKTIFDKGLLVQDHRVAPWCPRCGTGLSDHELAQGYETVVDPSVYVRFPLTSGPLAGEAALLVWTTTPWTLVSNTAVAAHPEVTYVVVTDGAEKLVVAEPLVAKSLGEGWETTGQSFTGAEMERWTYQRPFELVEFPAEAHYVVNAEYVTTEDGTGLVHQSPAFGEDDLKVCRAYGLPVVNPVRPDGTFEEDVPLVGGVFFKKADEKLTEDLQQRGLLFKHIPYEHSYPHCWRCHTALLYYAQPSWYIRTTAVKDRLLQENENTNWYPETVKHGRFGDWLQNNIDWALSRNRYWGTPLPIWRCEDDHLTVVGSRAELTGLTGTDQSDLDPHRPFIDAVTFACPQDDCGQTATRVPEVIDAWYDSGSMPFAQWGYPYKNKELFESRYPAQFISEAIDQTRGWFYTLMAIGTLVFDKSSYENVVCLGHILAEDGRKMSKHLGNTLEPIPLMDRHGADAVRWFMAAGGSPWAARRVGHGTIQEVVRKTLLTYWNTVAFQALYARTSNWAPSAADPAPADRPVLDRWLLSELHALTDQVTESLEAYDTQRAGKLLSAFVDDLSNWYVRRSRRRFWQGDKAALRTLHEVVETVTRLMAPLTPFITERVWQDLVVPVTPDAPESVHLATWPEADLKAIDPELSKQMVLVRRLVELGRATRAESGVKTRQPLSRALIAATGFDSLDRELHAQITEELNVSSLASLSEVGGSLVDTTAKANFRALGKRFGKRVQDVAKAVANADAAALSLALREGTASVEVDGETVTLAPDEVIITETPREGWSVASDSGATVALDLEITEELRQAGLARDAIRLIQEARKNSGLDVADRITLRWTATDPAVVAALSEHTPLISDEVLATAFAQGEADDTYGTPFTDEGLSLTFRLRKA, encoded by the coding sequence ATGACAACGCCGACGTACCGCCAGGTGCCCGCCCAGGTCGACCTGCCCGCGCTGGAGCACGCCGTGCTCGACTTCTGGCGTGAGCAGAAGGTCTTCGCCAAGAGCCTGGAGCAGTCCGAGGGCCGCCCCGAGTGGGTGTTCTACGAGGGCCCGCCCACCGCCAACGGCATGCCGGGCGCCCACCACATCGAGGCGCGCGTCTTCAAGGACGTCTTCCCCCGCTTCCGCACCATGCGCGGCTACCACGTGGCCCGCAAGGCCGGCTGGGACTGCCACGGCCTCCCGGTCGAGCTCGCGGTGGAGAAGGAGCTCGGCTTCTCCGGCAAGCAGGACATCGAGACGTACGGCATCGCCGCGTTCAACGACAAGTGCCGCGAGTCGGTGACCCGGCACACCGACGCCTTCGAGGCGCTCACGACCCGCATGGGCTACTGGACCGACCTCCAGGACCCCTACCGCACGATGGACCCGGAGTACATCGAGTCCGTCTGGTGGTCGCTGAAGACGATCTTCGACAAGGGCCTGCTGGTCCAGGACCACCGCGTCGCCCCCTGGTGCCCGCGCTGCGGCACCGGCCTGTCGGACCACGAGCTGGCGCAGGGCTACGAGACGGTCGTGGACCCGTCCGTGTACGTCCGTTTCCCGCTCACCTCCGGTCCGCTCGCCGGTGAGGCCGCGCTCCTGGTGTGGACGACGACCCCCTGGACACTGGTGTCCAACACGGCGGTCGCCGCGCACCCGGAGGTCACCTACGTCGTCGTGACCGACGGCGCGGAGAAGCTCGTGGTCGCCGAGCCGCTCGTCGCCAAGTCGCTCGGCGAGGGCTGGGAGACCACCGGCCAGTCCTTCACCGGTGCCGAAATGGAGCGCTGGACCTATCAACGTCCGTTCGAGCTCGTGGAGTTCCCGGCAGAGGCCCACTACGTGGTCAACGCCGAGTACGTCACGACCGAGGACGGTACGGGTCTGGTCCACCAGTCCCCCGCCTTCGGTGAGGACGACCTCAAGGTCTGCCGCGCCTACGGCCTGCCGGTGGTGAACCCGGTCCGCCCCGACGGCACCTTCGAGGAGGACGTCCCCCTGGTCGGCGGCGTCTTCTTCAAGAAGGCGGACGAAAAGCTCACCGAGGACCTCCAGCAGCGCGGCCTCCTCTTCAAGCACATCCCGTACGAGCACAGCTACCCGCACTGCTGGCGCTGCCACACCGCGCTCCTCTACTACGCGCAGCCGTCCTGGTACATCCGCACGACCGCCGTCAAGGACCGTCTCCTCCAGGAGAACGAGAACACCAACTGGTACCCGGAGACGGTGAAGCACGGCCGCTTCGGCGACTGGCTGCAGAACAACATCGACTGGGCGCTGTCCCGCAACCGCTACTGGGGCACCCCGCTGCCGATCTGGCGCTGCGAGGACGACCACCTCACGGTCGTCGGCTCCCGCGCGGAACTGACTGGGCTCACGGGCACCGACCAGTCGGACCTGGACCCGCACCGCCCGTTCATCGACGCGGTCACCTTCGCCTGCCCCCAGGACGACTGCGGACAGACGGCGACGCGTGTGCCGGAGGTCATCGACGCCTGGTACGACTCGGGTTCGATGCCGTTCGCGCAGTGGGGCTACCCGTACAAGAACAAGGAACTGTTCGAGTCCCGCTACCCGGCCCAGTTCATCAGCGAGGCCATCGACCAGACCCGCGGCTGGTTCTACACGCTGATGGCCATCGGCACCCTGGTCTTCGACAAGTCCTCGTACGAGAACGTCGTCTGCCTCGGCCACATCCTCGCCGAGGACGGCCGCAAGATGTCCAAGCACCTGGGCAACACCCTGGAGCCGATCCCGCTGATGGACCGGCACGGCGCCGACGCGGTCCGCTGGTTCATGGCGGCCGGCGGCTCCCCCTGGGCGGCCCGCCGCGTCGGCCACGGCACCATTCAGGAGGTCGTCCGCAAGACGCTCCTCACCTACTGGAACACGGTCGCCTTCCAGGCCTTGTACGCGCGTACGTCGAACTGGGCCCCCTCCGCGGCGGACCCGGCCCCGGCCGACCGCCCGGTCCTGGACCGCTGGCTGCTGTCCGAACTGCACGCGCTGACCGACCAGGTGACCGAGTCGCTGGAGGCGTACGACACCCAGCGCGCCGGCAAGCTCCTGTCGGCGTTCGTCGACGACCTGTCCAACTGGTACGTACGACGGTCCCGGCGCCGCTTCTGGCAGGGCGACAAGGCCGCGCTGCGCACCCTGCACGAGGTCGTCGAGACGGTCACCAGGCTGATGGCCCCGCTGACCCCGTTCATCACCGAGCGGGTCTGGCAGGACCTGGTCGTGCCGGTCACTCCGGACGCCCCGGAGTCCGTGCACCTGGCCACCTGGCCGGAGGCGGACCTCAAGGCGATCGACCCTGAGCTCTCGAAGCAGATGGTCCTGGTCCGCCGGCTCGTCGAGCTGGGCCGGGCCACGCGCGCGGAGTCGGGCGTGAAGACCCGTCAGCCGCTGTCCCGGGCGCTCATCGCCGCAACCGGCTTCGACTCCCTCGACCGCGAGTTGCACGCGCAGATCACGGAGGAGCTGAACGTCAGCTCCCTGGCGTCCCTGAGCGAGGTCGGCGGCAGCCTCGTCGACACCACGGCGAAGGCCAACTTCCGCGCCCTGGGCAAGCGTTTCGGCAAGCGCGTCCAGGACGTGGCCAAGGCCGTCGCCAACGCCGACGCGGCCGCGCTCTCGCTGGCCCTGCGTGAGGGCACGGCGTCGGTCGAGGTCGACGGCGAGACGGTCACGCTGGCGCCCGACGAGGTGATCATCACGGAGACCCCGCGCGAGGGCTGGTCGGTGGCGTCCGACTCGGGCGCGACGGTCGCCCTGGACCTGGAGATCACGGAGGAGCTCCGCCAGGCGGGCCTGGCTCGTGACGCGATCCGCCTGATCCAGGAGGCCCGCAAGAACAGCGGCCTCGACGTGGCCGACCGCATCACCCTGCGCTGGACGGCGACGGACCCGGCGGTCGTCGCGGCCCTGTCCGAGCACACGCCCCTGATCTCCGACGAGGTCCTGGCAACGGCCTTCGCCCAGGGCGAGGCGGACGACACCTACGGCACCCCGTTCACCGACGAGGGCCTGTCACTGACGTTCCGCCTGCGCAAGGCGTGA
- a CDS encoding DivIVA domain-containing protein, with translation MPLTPEDVRNKQFTTVRLREGYDEDEVDAFLDEVEAELTRLLRENEDLRAKLAAATRAAAQNQQNMRKPPEQDQQGGMQQGGMQQGGMQQGGMQQGGMQQGGMPGQGMPQQGMRGPGPGAPVPAGISGPPQQQMGGPMGGPPQLPSGAPQLPPGGQGGPQGQGQMGQGPMGQGQMGQGQMGQGPMGQGPMGGPMGQGPMGQGTMGGQPMQQQMGGPMGGPMGGPMGGPGQGPGGDSAARVLSLAQQTADQAIAEARSEANKIVGEARSRAEGLERDARAKADALERDAQEKHRVAMGSLESARATLERKVEDLRGFEREYRTRLKSYLESQLRQLETQADDSLAPPRAPATASLPPSPAPSMAPAGAPSYGNQGMGGGPSPAGPSYGGQQQMSPAMTQPMAPVRPQGPGPMGQAPSPMRGFLIDEDDN, from the coding sequence ATGCCGTTGACCCCCGAGGACGTGCGGAACAAGCAGTTCACGACCGTCCGCCTCCGAGAAGGCTATGACGAGGACGAGGTCGATGCCTTCCTCGATGAGGTCGAAGCCGAACTGACCCGCCTGCTCCGCGAGAACGAGGACCTGCGCGCCAAGCTGGCCGCTGCCACGCGCGCTGCTGCCCAGAACCAGCAGAACATGCGCAAGCCCCCGGAGCAGGACCAGCAGGGCGGCATGCAGCAGGGCGGCATGCAGCAGGGCGGCATGCAACAAGGTGGCATGCAGCAGGGCGGTATGCAGCAGGGTGGGATGCCCGGACAGGGAATGCCGCAGCAGGGCATGCGTGGGCCCGGTCCCGGTGCCCCCGTCCCGGCCGGCATATCTGGGCCGCCGCAGCAGCAGATGGGCGGCCCCATGGGCGGCCCGCCCCAGCTGCCGAGCGGTGCGCCGCAGCTGCCTCCCGGCGGCCAGGGTGGCCCGCAGGGTCAGGGTCAGATGGGCCAGGGCCCCATGGGTCAGGGTCAGATGGGCCAGGGCCAGATGGGTCAGGGTCCGATGGGCCAGGGCCCCATGGGCGGTCCGATGGGTCAGGGCCCCATGGGTCAGGGCACGATGGGCGGCCAGCCCATGCAGCAGCAGATGGGTGGCCCGATGGGCGGCCCCATGGGCGGTCCGATGGGTGGCCCCGGTCAGGGCCCCGGTGGCGACAGCGCCGCCCGAGTCCTCTCGCTGGCCCAGCAGACCGCCGACCAGGCGATCGCCGAGGCCCGTTCCGAGGCCAACAAGATTGTCGGCGAGGCGCGTTCGCGTGCCGAGGGCCTGGAGCGGGATGCCCGTGCCAAGGCCGACGCCCTGGAGCGGGACGCGCAGGAGAAGCACCGCGTCGCGATGGGCTCCCTGGAGTCCGCTCGCGCCACGCTTGAGCGCAAGGTCGAGGACCTGCGCGGCTTCGAGCGCGAGTACCGCACGCGTCTGAAGTCGTACCTCGAGTCGCAGCTGCGTCAGCTGGAGACCCAGGCCGACGACTCGCTGGCTCCGCCGCGGGCCCCGGCGACCGCGTCGCTGCCGCCGTCCCCGGCGCCGTCCATGGCTCCGGCGGGCGCCCCGTCCTACGGCAACCAGGGCATGGGTGGCGGCCCTTCGCCGGCCGGTCCGTCCTACGGCGGTCAGCAGCAGATGTCGCCCGCGATGACCCAGCCGATGGCGCCGGTGCGGCCGCAGGGTCCCGGCCCGATGGGCCAGGCTCCCTCGCCGATGCGTGGGTTCCTCATCGATGAGGACGACAACTGA
- a CDS encoding YggT family protein encodes MSVVVQIVYIALMCFLIVLIFRLVMDYVFQFARSWQPGKAMVVVLEATYTVTDPPLKLLRRVIPPLRLGGVALDLSFFVLMIIVYILISVVSRL; translated from the coding sequence ATGAGCGTGGTTGTTCAGATCGTCTACATCGCGCTGATGTGTTTCCTCATCGTGCTCATCTTCCGGTTGGTCATGGACTACGTCTTCCAGTTCGCCCGCTCGTGGCAACCCGGCAAGGCGATGGTGGTCGTTCTGGAGGCCACCTACACTGTCACTGATCCACCGCTCAAGCTTCTGCGGCGAGTTATCCCGCCGTTGCGTCTCGGGGGCGTGGCGCTCGACCTGTCCTTCTTCGTACTGATGATCATCGTCTACATCCTGATCTCCGTCGTGAGCCGGCTGTGA
- a CDS encoding cell division protein SepF, giving the protein MAGAMRKMAVYLGLVEDDGYDGRGFDPDDDFEPELDPEPERDRRRHEPSHQSHQALQPERDESVRVVHSAAPRDPVSRSASPAAESMRPARIAPVASITQERASLEKNAPVIMPKVVSEREPYRITTLHPRTYNEARTIGEHFREGTPVIMNLTEMDDTDAKRLVDFAAGLVFGLHGSIERVTQKVFLLSPANVDVTAEDKARIAEGGFFNQS; this is encoded by the coding sequence ATGGCCGGCGCGATGCGCAAGATGGCGGTCTACCTCGGCCTCGTGGAGGACGACGGGTACGACGGCCGCGGGTTTGACCCCGACGACGACTTCGAGCCCGAACTCGACCCGGAGCCCGAGCGGGACCGCCGACGGCACGAGCCGTCACACCAGTCTCATCAGGCACTTCAGCCCGAAAGGGACGAATCGGTCAGAGTTGTGCACTCTGCGGCGCCGCGCGACCCGGTGTCCCGATCCGCTTCGCCGGCTGCGGAATCGATGCGCCCCGCGCGTATCGCGCCCGTGGCATCTATCACACAAGAGCGCGCAAGCCTGGAGAAGAACGCACCGGTGATCATGCCCAAGGTCGTGTCGGAACGAGAGCCTTACCGGATCACCACGCTGCACCCCCGGACCTACAACGAGGCCCGTACCATCGGGGAACACTTCCGTGAGGGCACCCCGGTGATCATGAATCTGACTGAGATGGATGACACAGACGCCAAGCGACTTGTCGACTTTGCGGCCGGTTTGGTGTTTGGTCTTCACGGCAGCATCGAGCGGGTGACGCAGAAGGTGTTCCTGTTGTCGCCTGCTAACGTCGATGTCACGGCGGAGGACAAGGCCCGCATCGCAGAGGGCGGGTTCTTCAACCAGAGCTGA
- a CDS encoding YggS family pyridoxal phosphate-dependent enzyme — MMDRRDEIAANLAKVEERITAACAVSERKREEVTLIVVTKTYPASDVRILSELGVRHVAENKDQDAAPKAAECADLPLTWHFVGQLQTNKVRSVAGYADLVQSVDRSKLVTALSKEAVRVGREVGCLIQVALDAGASERGERGGVAPGGIEELAGLVARAPGLRLDGLMTVAPLTGEYAGREQAAFERLMDLSTDLRRSHPAANMVSAGMSADLEQAVAAGATHVRVGTAVLGVRPRLG; from the coding sequence ATGATGGACCGCAGGGACGAAATCGCCGCGAACCTGGCGAAGGTGGAGGAGCGCATCACCGCCGCGTGTGCGGTCTCCGAGCGCAAGCGGGAGGAGGTGACCCTCATCGTGGTCACCAAGACGTACCCCGCGAGCGATGTACGGATCCTGTCGGAGCTCGGCGTGCGGCACGTCGCCGAGAACAAGGACCAGGATGCGGCGCCCAAGGCTGCCGAATGCGCGGACCTGCCGCTGACTTGGCACTTTGTTGGCCAGTTGCAGACCAACAAAGTGCGATCCGTGGCCGGTTACGCGGATCTCGTGCAGTCCGTCGATCGTTCGAAGTTGGTGACGGCCCTCTCGAAGGAGGCCGTGAGGGTCGGGCGCGAAGTGGGATGTCTCATCCAGGTCGCGCTGGACGCCGGGGCGAGTGAGCGAGGGGAGCGGGGTGGCGTGGCGCCGGGCGGGATCGAGGAGTTGGCCGGACTCGTGGCTCGCGCCCCGGGGCTGCGGCTCGACGGGCTGATGACCGTCGCTCCGCTCACCGGTGAGTACGCGGGACGCGAACAGGCGGCGTTCGAGCGGTTGATGGATTTGTCGACCGACCTGCGCCGATCCCATCCGGCTGCGAACATGGTCTCCGCAGGGATGAGTGCGGACCTCGAACAGGCCGTGGCGGCAGGGGCGACACATGTACGCGTCGGCACCGCGGTACTCGGAGTCCGTCCCAGGCTCGGGTAA
- the pgeF gene encoding peptidoglycan editing factor PgeF, whose protein sequence is MIGQRESASGAHFAFTDRWGGVSAAPYEELNLGGAVGDDPQAVGTNRELAAKSLGLDPTRVVWMNQVHGADVVEVSAPWGERTVPEVDAIVTAERGLALAVLTADCVPVLLADPVAGIAAAAHAGRPGMVAGVVPAALRAMTELGADPARIVARTGPAVCGRCYEVPESMRADVAAVEPAAHAETSWGTPAVDVTAAVHAQLDRLGVRDRQQSPVCTLESGDHFSYRRDRTTGRLAGYVWLG, encoded by the coding sequence GTGATAGGACAGCGCGAGAGCGCGAGCGGCGCGCACTTCGCCTTCACCGACAGGTGGGGCGGGGTGAGCGCCGCTCCGTATGAGGAGCTCAACCTCGGCGGGGCGGTCGGCGACGACCCCCAGGCCGTGGGGACCAATCGTGAACTGGCTGCCAAGTCACTGGGACTCGATCCCACGCGGGTGGTCTGGATGAACCAGGTGCACGGGGCGGACGTCGTGGAGGTCTCCGCGCCGTGGGGCGAGAGGACGGTGCCGGAGGTGGACGCGATCGTCACCGCCGAGCGCGGTCTCGCCCTCGCCGTCCTCACCGCGGACTGCGTGCCCGTCCTGCTCGCCGACCCGGTCGCCGGGATCGCCGCGGCGGCTCATGCGGGCCGGCCCGGCATGGTCGCCGGAGTCGTCCCCGCCGCCCTGCGCGCGATGACGGAACTCGGCGCCGACCCCGCCCGGATCGTCGCCCGCACCGGCCCCGCGGTCTGCGGCAGGTGCTACGAAGTGCCCGAGTCGATGCGCGCCGACGTCGCCGCCGTCGAACCCGCGGCGCACGCCGAGACGAGTTGGGGCACACCCGCGGTCGACGTGACCGCCGCAGTGCACGCGCAACTCGACCGGCTCGGAGTGCGCGACCGACAGCAGTCGCCGGTCTGCACCCTCGAGTCCGGTGACCATTTCTCGTACCGTCGCGATCGCACCACGGGGCGACTCGCGGGATATGTCTGGCTGGGCTGA